The genome window GCCCCCTTGGAAAGCGAGATCCCAAAGCTCGACTCCGACCCAGGCCACATCGCCTCCCATCAGTACGACCTCGTCTTAAACGGCGTCGAGCTTGCCTCCGGTTCCATCCGCAACCACCGGGCCGAGCTCCAGCGCAAAATCCTCTCCCTCATGGGGTTTTCCCCGGAGGAGCAGGAGGAGCAGTTCGGCCTCCTCCTCAACGCCCTCGAGTACGGGGCCCCGCCCCACGGCGGGATCGCGCTTGGCTTTGACCGCCTGGTCGCCATCCTGCGGGGAGAGGACTCCATCCGAGAGGTCATTGCATTCCCCAAGACCCAGAAGGGCGCCTGCCCCTTAAGCGAGGCCCCGTCCCCCGTCGACCCCAAGCAGCTCAAGGAGCTGCACATCAAGCTCGATCTCCCGGCTCGGCTTCCCTAATCCCAGCCGTTTGCTCGTAGGCCCTACGACCCACGTTGGGATGGGCCTATAGGCCCTCGCGCGATCGCGGTTTCCCGGCTATTTTCATAGAATCTGATTATGGGAGGAAGAATGAACAAGATAATGGCCGGAATTATGGCTCTTCTGCTTTGCAGCACCTTGAGCCCGGCTTGGGCGGACGGCCGGGACGGCAACGGCTCGGACGCTAGAACAGGCGGCTATCGCAGCCCGAGAAATAGCGATTCTGCCCTTAACCAGGAACCGCAATCTGAACCGACGCCGGAACAGAAAGATGAGAATAACCAAATCCTGCGTCTGGCCGCGGCCATGAAAATAGCTCTCGAAACCAATATTGATAAATATCCGGAAGTAAGAGACGCGACATTAAAAATGGCAAAAATGCGGTCGCTCCAGGTGGATTTCGGCAGTACATACATTGCCTTCCATGGTAAAATCCACATGGGAACGTACTCGGACCCGTACCTCTCGGTTGAGTGGGAACCATTTGAAGCGAAGGGTTTCCGCTACGTAAAAAGCGAAAACAAAGTGGTCGATGTCCCACTATGGCGCAAGCTCACGCATATCATCGCGGACAAGCACGCGCTCTTGCAACGTGCCACCTTGGAGAGTTTGTCCGACAAACGAGCCAACCGCGCCCTCAATATAGCTCTGAAATATATCCTGGCCGAATCGCGCAACAAAAAAGTGAACGCCACGGTTAAAAAAATTAATGATGAACTCACCTTCTGAATATGTTTGGTAATCGCATGACCGATCGGACCTGGGCGAGAGAGCATCCCAAGCACGCCCAAAAATGTTAAAATTACTCGCCTTCCGATTTTCGGGCGTGTAGCTCAGCTGGGAGAGCGCCTCGTTCGCAACGAGGAGGTCAGCGGTTCGATCCCGCTCACGTCCATAGTTTTAACGCGGACCGCTGACCGGCTATAAAGAAAAGGGCCAGTGCCCATCGCGTGTCCGCAGGACGCACTGGCCCTGCGGTTCGATCCCGCTCACGTCCAACTTCACGCCCACCACTACTGTCCACCGCCGTAGCCGCGCTTCAGGCGCTCCCTGAGGGCACGCAAGCCCCTTTTGAAGGACTGCTTGGCCTTGATGTGCTCCTCATGGGTAGCAGAGAAGACATGCCCCCCGGTGTTGTCGGCCACGAAGTAGACGGCGTCGGTCTCGGCGGGCCGCATGGCGGCCTTGAAAGAGTCGAGACCCGGGCTGCAGATGGGGCCGGGGGGCAAGCCGTAATGCATGTAGGTGTTGTAGGGCGACGGTGTGCGCAAGTCCTCCGTGGTGAGACCCTTCTTCCAATGCCTCAAGGCGTACTGAACGGTGGGGTCGGCCTCTAGCCTCATGCGCCTCTGCATGCGGTTCAAGTACACCGCCGCGATCATGGGCTTTTCCCGGGGCAGCACCGCCTCTCGCTCGACGATGGAGGCCAAGGTGACGAGCTGGTGGAGATTAAGCGCGGGCTTCGGCTCCGCGGCCTCGAAATGCCTCAAGATCTGGCTCTTGAACTCCTGGTGCATCCTTTGCGCCGCGGCGGCCGCGGCGGTCCCGGGCTCGAAGGAGTAGGTGGCCGGGAATAGGTAGCCTTCCAGGCGGTGGACTTGGGCTTCCTTCAAAAAGGCCTGAGCCGGGCAAACCCCTTCCGCCTCAAGCCGCTCGGCGATCTGCCGCGCCGAGAAGCCCTCTGGAATGACGACCTTGAGCTCCTTGCGGGCCGCTCCCGACGCCAGAATCCGCAAGACTTTCGTTGCCGGCATGCTGCGCCTGAGCTCATAGGTCCCTGGCTTGAGCCTGCGGTCGGTCTTGGTGAGGGCCGCCGCGAGCTTGAATAGGCGCGCCGATCTGAGGACCCCTTTCTCCTTCAAAAGCTGGGCGGTTTGCCAGGCGGAAAGCCCGGGGGGAACGGTGACCTCGACCGGGCCGCCGGGCGAGGGATAAAGCAGCCATGCCCCGAAAACCAGGAGGCCGAGAAGGGCCGCCGCGATTAGTTTGCGCACTGATACTCGCCGAATATTTCCTTGAGGCTCTGTGTGACCTCGCCCACGGTGGCGTAGACCTCGACCGCCTCCAGGATGGCGGGCATGAGGTTCTCCCGGGATCTGGCCGTTTCCCTGACGGCCTTGAGGGCGGCCGAGACCTTCGCGTTGTCTCGCCCGCGGCGCAGGCGCTTCAAAGCCCTGACCTGCCCCGACTCGACGGAGCTTGCGATCTTCAAAATAGGCGGGATCCGCCCCTCTGTCGCATGCAGGTTGACCCCGACGATGCGCCGCCGGCCGGCGTCCAGCTCAAGCTCGTGGCGGTAGGCGGTCTCAGCGATCTCCTTGTGAAAAAACCCCTTTTCGAGAGCCGGAACCACGCCGCCCAGCTCCCGGATGCGGCTCATGAGTTCCAGGGCCTGGTCCTGCACCTGGCGCGTGAGGGCTTCCAGATAATAGGAGCCCCCGAACGGGTCGGGAGTATCGGTGAGGCCGGTCTCCAGGGCCAGGATCTGCTGGGTGCGCAAAGCCGTCATCACGGCCTGGTCGCTGGGCAAGGCCAGGGCCTCGTCGTAGGAGTTGGTGTGGAGGCTTTGCGTGCCCCCCAGAACCCCGGCCAAAGCTTGGTAGGCCACGCGGACGATATTGTTCAAGGGCTGCTGGGCCGTCAGGCTCACCCCGGCCGTTTGGCAGTGCATGGGCATCATCCACGAAATTTCCCTCTTGGCCCCGAACTCCTCCTTCATGATTTTGGCCCAGATGCCGCGCGCCGCCCGAAGCTTGGCGATCTCCTCGAAGAAGCAGTTGTGCACGTCGAAGAAGAAGGAGAGCTGAGAAGCGAAATCGTCGATGTTCAGGCCCCGTTTCACCAGGCGCAGGACGTAATCGCGGCCGTCGGCCAAGGTGAAGGCCAACTCCTGGACCGCGTCGGCTCCGGCCTCGCGTATGTGGTAGCCGGAGATGGAGATGGGGTAGAAGCGGGGCACCTCGCGCACGCAGTATTCTATGGCGTCGAGCACCAGGCGCATCGAGGGCTCGGGGGGATAAAGGTACTCGTTCTGCGCGATGTATTCCTTCAAGATGTCGTTCTGGAGTGTGCCGCGCAGGCGCTTGAAGGGCACGCCCTGCTTGCGGGCCACGGCCAAGTACATGGCCAGCAGCACCGGAGCCGGCAGATTGATGGTCATCGAGGTGGAGACCTTGGCAAGGTCTATGCCGGAGAACAGAACCTCGAAGTCCGCGAGGCTGTCCACGGCCACGCCTTCCCGGCCGACCTCGCCCAAGGAACGCGGGTCGTCGGAGTCCAGCCCCATCAAGGTCGGCAGGTCGAAGGCCGTGGAAAGCCCCGTCTCCCCGTGGGAAAGCAGGTACTTGAATCTCTCGTTGGTATCCTTCGCGGTCTTATGGCCCGCGAATTGGCGCATGGTCCAGGGGTGCAGGCGGTAGCCGCTACCCTTGAGGCCGCGAACGAAGGGGTACTGGCCGGGCCTGCCGACTTCTCCTAGGTAGTCTTGTCCCGCCAAGTCCTCCGGCCCGTACTCGAGCTTGACGGCAATTCCGGAAAGGGTCGCGGGCAAGATCTCTCCTTTCAGCACTTCCACGCTCATGGCGTCCTCCTCCGGCGCCGGATCTCCTCGCGCCGGCGTTCCATGCGCTCCTGGTCCGGCCTGGGCCTCTTCTGCGCGGGTCCGCGCCGGTCGCGCAAGCGCTGCCTTTGCAGCCGATCCTCCTTCCTGCGGCGCATCTCCTCGAAGGCGCGCCGGCGCAGGGCCCGCCTTTGGGCGGGAGGCAGGGCCTTCCACTCCTTGGCCATGCGGCGAAGGCGCTTGGGAATGGCTCTCATGAACGCGCGCTGGCGGGCAAGCCTTCTCAGAACGTAGGGCTGAAGCGGGGGCTTCCCCTCGGAGATAGAGGTCTCCTGGTTGGCTTGAAGCGTCTCCATAGCACCCGAACCGCCGCTCACCTCGACGCGCCCCTCGTCGAACACTCCCACCAGCGTCTCCTTCTCCTCGGCCGAGAACTCGACGCCGAATTCGGTTCCGCGGACCGCAGCCACGGCCGTGGGGGTGCGCACCCTCAGGCTCTGCCCAGGCAGAAGCGGCTCAAGCTTGGCAAGCAGGCTCCCGAGCCCGAGCTCGATGAGCGCGCCTCCCGGCTGGGGGGAGCTCAAAACGATTTCGGAGCCGGATTTGAGCGCGATCAGGGATTTGCCGCCGATGCCTATCTCCGCGCTGCCGTTCGGACCCGCGCTCACGCGGTCGCCGGCCTCTAGAGGAAGGCCGGCCTGGGCCGCAGCGCCCCCTGGCTCCTCCTGGGTGTAGACCGTGACCGAGCCTTGGACGTCCATGAGGCGGAAGTCCCAGCCTTCCCCGGCCGTCGCGGGCCGCGCCAAGCTCGATGCCATGATCAACCCGAGCCAGGCCCGCTTCATGTCAACGTAACCCTCACGAATTGGTGCTTGCCCACCTGCAGGATGAAGCAAGCCGGAGAGTTCACCGGCTCGTCGGTCTGCCTCTTGCCGCCATTGATCTTCACCCCGCCCTGGACGATCAGGCGCCGGGCCTCGTTGCGGGACTTGGTCCCGCCCGAGCGCAGTATCAATTCGCTCAAGGAGAGCCCCGCCGGCAAGCTCAGCTCTTTGACGGCATCGGTGGGGATTTCCCGCCTGGAGAACGTCGCCTCGAAGAATTCCCTCTCCCGCCTGCCGGCCTCGGGACCGTGGAACCTGGCCGTAAGCGCCTCGGCCAGACCTTTCTTGGCCTCCATGGGATGGCGCTTCCTGACGCTCTCGACGTCTTCGTTGGTCAGGAGCTCGTAGTAAGAAATCATCAGCTCGTCGGATATCTTCATGAGCTTGCCGAACATATCCCGGGGGGGATCATTCAATGAGATCGCGTTGCCGTAGGACTTGGACATTTTCTTGACGCCGTCCAAGCCCACCAGCAGGGGAAGGGTCATCGCCACCTGCGGCTCCTGGCCCTCGTCGCCCTGCATGCGCCGCCCCATGAGGAGATTGGTCAGCTGGTCGTTGCCCCCAAGCTCCACGTCGGCGCGAACCGCAATTGAGTCGTAGCCTTGGAAAATGGGATACAAGGTCTCCAGCATGGTCAAGGGCGAGTTGGCCCTCAGGCGTTCCTTGAAATCCTCCCGGGCCAGTATCTGCTGGACCGTGTGTCGCTTCAGGACCTCCAAAAGCCGGCCCTGCACGAAGGGCTTGAGCCAAGCCGCGTTGAAGTGGATCTCGGTCCTCCTGGAGTCCAGGATCTTGAAAGCCTGCTCCTGGTAAGTCGCGGCGTTGGCGGCAATTCGCTCCGGGCTCAAAGTCGGCCGGGTGGAGTCGCGGCCGGAGGGATCGCCGATGAGGGCGGTAAAGTCTCCTATGATGAGGACGGCGACGTGGCCTAAATCCTGGAAGGCGCGAAGCTTCATGAGCACCACGCTGTGGCCCAAATGCAGATCGGCGGAGGTCGGGTCCACGCCCAGCTTGACGCGCAGGGGCCTTCCCAGGGAAAGCTTGCGATCGAGCTCCTCCTCGCTCGCCAGAGAAACGCAGCCGCGCTTGAGATGAACTGCCGGATCCATGGTTGCCTTACCTGCTCCGCATGGAGCAACCATTTCCTGCGCTATGCTCGGTCATGGAGGGGATTCTACCTAAAATAAATCGTAGGGGTCCACGTTCAGCCTGAGCTTGGACCCAGTGGGAGCGGGATAGGCCCCAAGCCAAGCCAGGGCCCGACCCAGCTCCGCCTCCGACAGCTTGAGCAGGATGTGGAAGCGAAACTTGCCCAAGGCCAGACGCACCACCGCGGGAGCCGGGCCAAGGACCCGTTCGCCAAGCCCCAGCTCATCGCGCAGCCTTCTGGCGCAGTCCCGTGCCGCCTGCTCGACATCCTCTTGCCGGGCGCCGCTCCAGAGGGCCCTGAGCAAAATCGAAAACGGGGGATAACCCAACTCTCGGCGCGAGCCCAGCTCCGCTTCCGCGAAAGCCGCGTAATCCCCGTTGAGCGTTCCGAGAATGGCGATATGGTCGGGCTCGAGGGTTTGCAGGAGCACCTCTCCCTTCTTCTCGGCGCGGCCCGAGCGGCCGGCCACTTGGGCTAAGAGCTGCATGGTCCTCTCGGAGGCCCTGAAGTCGGGCATGTGGATCATGGTGTCGGCGTCCACCACGCCCACCAAGGTCACCTCCGGAAAATGGAAACTCTTGGCCACGAGCTTGGTGCCGACGAGGATGTCGGCCTCTCCCGCCTTGAAGCGCTCGTAGAGGCGAGACTCCGCCGAACCCTCCTTAGAGACGGTGTCGCGGTCCATGCGCAGAACCCGGGTCCCTGGCAGGCGCGCCTTGAGTTCGGCCACGACCTTCTGGGTCCCGACTCCCGAGACGCGCAGGGCCTGGGCCTTGCACCGCGAGCATTCCGCGCGGAAGTCGGACTTGCGGCTGCAGTGGTGGCAGACGAGCCAATAGCCTCCCTCGGGATTCTGGTGCTGGATCTTGGCCACCCCGCAGGAGGAGCAGCGGTCGACCCACCCGCACTTGCCGCACATGACCAAGGTGGAAAAGCCCCGGCGGTTGACCAGAAGGATGGACTGCTCGCGGTTCTTGAGGCGCTCCTTGATCTTCTCCACAAGCTCCTCGGAAAGGCAGCCCGCCTTGGGCTTGGCCACGACCTGGACGGCGGGACGGGGCACTCCGGAAACGCGCTCGGGCATGGGCAGGAGCTCCCAATCGCCCCGCCGCGCGCGCTCCCAGCTCTCAAGGGAGGGAGTGGCCGAGCCGAGAACGGCGAGCGCTGCGAAACGCCTGGCTCTCTCGATGGCCACCTCTCGGGCGTGATACAGGGGGGACTGCCCTTCCTGCTTGAACGACTCGTCCTGCTCCTCATCGATGACCACCAGGCGCAGGTCCTGGAAGGGCAGGAGGCAGGCCGAGCGGGCCCCGACCACGACTCGGACTTGGCCCATCCTCAAACCCCACCAGGCCTGGCGGCGTTGGCGCACGGGAATCTCGCTGTGCCAGAGCACCACGGGGACCTCGAGGGCGGCTTGGAATTCCCCGAAAAAAGGGGCAGTGAGGGCTATCTCGGGAAGAAGGAACAGGACCTGGCCCTGCCGGGAAACGGCCTGGCGTATGAGACGCAGATAAACCTCGGTCTTGCCCGAGGCCGGCACCCCGTAGAGCAGTGAAACATGGGGTTTTCTTTCCTTGAGCCTTTCTGCAAGAGAGTCGAGAGCCCGGCTTTGACTGGCGGTGAGCGTGAAGCCCTTCCCGGCTGATTCCCGGACCGCCGGGAAAGAAAGAGCGCCTCCCGGCAAGGGCTGCTTGATGAAACTCGGCAGAACGGCCTTGACGCACTCCCCGATAGGAGCGGCGTAGCGCCGCGAAATCCAAACGGCCGCCTCCAAGAGCTCGGGGGTGAGCGCGGGCTCGGCCTCGAGCGAGGCCTCGAGCGCCTTGAGCTTCCTCTCCGGCTCCCCCTCGAAAACGCAAAGAACGGTCCCCACGGCTCGCCGGGGCCCGAAGGGGGCTCGCACCCGCATCCCGGGGCTCACGGGAAGGTCCTCTGGGACCTGGTAATGAAAGCCTCGGTGAAGGGGAACCGGAAACGCGACCTCGGCGATGCGCATAATCGTCTATTTGAAGGCGGTGAAGACGAAATGGGGCGGAATATTTCGGATCTCGAACTCGGTCTTGACCCGCTTGAAATAATCCTTGAGAAGGGGGATGAGGTGGGTTGTCACCTGATAAGCCACGAAGCGCCCGCCGGGCTTCAAGAGCTCGGCGGTCTTGACCAGGAACTCGTGGCGCCCCCTGCCGGAGAGGAAGGCGAATGGGATGCCGGAAACGATCACGTCGGCGCGCGCGACGCCGAAGCGCCTGGCGATGGCCTCGATGCCGCGCACGTCGCCCTGGCAGGTCTTGAGCCTGGGGTCCGAGAGACGCTTCAAGGAGGCGAAAAGACTCCGGTTGAGTTCGATGGCAAGCATGGAGCCGCCCGCGGGAAGGTTATCCAGTATTTTCTTGGTCAGGACCCCGTCCGCCGCCCCGTACTCGATAACCACGGGGCCGGGACTCTTCAAGTCCATGGCCCTGATGACTCTGGCGGCCAGGTATTTGCTGCTGGGAGTCACCGAGGCCACGCCCTTGTCGTCCATGAAATATTTGAAATAGGAAAACAGCTTCTCGTCGGCCGCGGAGTCGTCCCTGAAGAATCCGCGGACCTTGGAGGGCTTCACGACAGCTCCAGCTCCTGCTTCAGGCTTTTCATGTCGGTCCAAACGTCCTTTTTGAGTTCGGGATTGCGCAGGAGCGCGGCCGGATGGAAGGTGGGCAAAAGCTTGATCGCGGTCGGCGCGCCCTGCGGCAGATAAGACTGCCATTGCCCGCGGATCTTCGTGATCTGGATCTCGCCGCCCAGAATGGCCCGCGCGGCCACCGCGCCCAAGGTCACCAGCACTCGCGGAGAGATGACTCGGATTTGCTCGTCGAGATAGGGGCGGCAGGCCGCCATCTCCTCGGGGCTCGGCGGGCGGTCGTTGCCGCGGGCCTCGGGATCGGAAGGGTCCTTCATAGGATGGCACTTGACCACGTTGGCGATAAAGACCGTCCGGCGCGAAAGCCCTATGGCGGCCAGTATCTTGTCCAAGAGTTGGCCCGATCTCCCCACGAACGGCTCGCCCCGGTGGTCCTCGGAAAACCCAGGTCCTTCCCCGATGAAGATGACGCGCGCCTCGGCAGAGCCCACCCCGGGCACGGCCTGTATCCTCTGCGAGCCCAGGGGGCATCCCCGGCAGGCTTGGACGCGCGCGGCCAAGGCCTCCAGGGCCGCGGCCCGGTCCGAAGGAGCCGGCGCCGGGCCAGGGCTTATGTCGGACTCGTCGGCCAGCGCGGCACGTTTCTTGAGGGAACGGCTCAGCTCCAGTAATTCGTCCTTCACAGCAAAACCTCCGCCGCCGCTAAAATAGCCCGGGCCAGGGCGTCCTTGGATTGTTCTGGCAGGGACCGGACCCAGCCGTCTCGCCTCAGAATCGAGGCTTTGGACCTGTCTCCTCCCAAGGAGGAAGGGCCGTTAAACACGACAAGGTCTAGGCCCTTGCGCCTCATCTTCTCTCGAGCCGCCTCCAGACCCGCGCGCGTCTGGAGGGCAAAGCCAACCACGATCGGGCGGCCCTGAGAAGACTTGCGGCCCGCCACCGCTTTGATGATATCTGGATTCGGGATCAAAGTCAAACGCAGGGGCTCCGGGCCCCGCTTGATCTTATGGGCACGGCGCGCGGCGAACCTCCAGTCCGACACCGCCGCGGCTCCTATGACCAAATCCGCTCCGGGCAGGCGCGCCAAAACCTCCCTGAGCATATCAAGGCCCGTGAGAACGCGAACCACCTCGACCCCCTTGGGCGCGGGAACGCAAGAAGGCCCGCTCACCACCGTCACGCGCGCGCCACGTTTTATCGCCTGGCGCGCCAAGGCCCAGCCCATCCTCCCGGAGGAGGCGTTGGTCATGAAGCGGATGGGATCGAGGAATTCACGGGTGGGACCGGAGGTGATGAGAAGGCGCAGCCCGCGCATCTCAGCGCCGGCAGGCGCGCGCGACTATTTCCACGGGCTCCAGGAGCCGACCCCAGCCGCTCTTGCCACTGGCCAACTCGCCTTTGCCGGGCCCCCAGACCCGATAGCCGAACTTCTTGATCCGGCGCAGATTCTCTTGGGTCGCGGGGTGGGTCCACATCTCCTCGTCCATGGCGGGGCAAACCGCCACCGGAGCCCTCGTGGCCAGGATCAAGCCGTCCAAAAGGCCCTCGGCGCGGCCGCAGGCCAGGCGCGCCATGAAATCCGCCGAGGCGGGCGCCACCACGACCCGGTCCGCCCAGCTGGCCAGGGAAAGATGCGCCATGTCCCACAAGGCGGGATCATGCATATTCTGAGCCACCGGATTGCGCGAGAGCGCTGCCAAAGTCATGGGAGTGATGAACTGCGCGCCTCCCGGAGTCAGCACGCAGCGCACTTGGCAGCCGCGCTTGACCAGGCCCCGCGCTATTTCGGCGGATTTGTAGGCCGCGATGCTGCCCGTCACGCCCAGGACAACGCGAAGGGGGGATTTCGGCAAGGCCGTGGGACTCTCAGTTCTTGGACTTGGCCTCGACCCCATTAGGAGCCTCGGAGGCCTCGGCGGGGGCGCTGGCCATGGCCTTCTTGAGATCCTTCCAGTCCACCTCGCCGCCCAGGACATCCCTCAAGGACAAATCCAACAGCTCGTTGGAAGTCAGATGGCGATTCTCTTCCTTGCGCCGGAGAACCTTGGCCCATTGGGCCGCCAAGGGAATGGCCGCGTACTTCTCGCCTTGGTAGTTCAGGATGATCTCTTCGACCGGCTTGGGCTCCTTGTGCGCCTTGGCCGCGTTTTCCTTCTTGCTCATCGTTCCTCCGTTGGGGTCAAAGCCGGGACCCTGCCGTCACGAAATCCGGAAATTCCTGGCGGCTGACCTTGAGGCTTTCCGCCGTCAGGATGCTCTCGACCTGCGCCACCGCCTGTTCGAGATTGTCGTTGATCACGAAATAATCGAACTCCTTGACCGCGGCAAGCTCGCCCCTGGAGTTGGCCAGCCTCTTGCTCGCCGACTCCGCGTCCTCCCGCCGCGCCGCCAAGCGGTCCCTGAGAGACTCCAGGGAGGGAGGGGCTAGGAACACCAGGATCGAGTCCGGGATCTTTCTGCGGACGGCGGCCGCGCCCTGAACATCGATGGCGAGCAGGACTTGGTGTCCGGCCTTGATCTGCGCCTCTATGAATTGCCGGGGAGTGCCGTAGTACTCGTCGTGGACCATAGCCCACTCGAGGAAGTAGTTGCCCTGGATCTTCTTCTTGAACTCCTCCCGGGTCAGAAAGAAATAATGCTTGCCGTGCCGCTCCCCGTGCCTAGGGGAGCGGGTCGTGCATGAGACCGAGCAGCGAAGATCCTTGCGCTTCTGAAGCAGTTTGCGGGCGATGGTGGATTTACCCGTCCCGGAGGGAGCCGAGATCACGGCCAGAGTCCCTTTTGGCATCAACTTTCATTTTAGCAAATAATGGCGCCGCAGACAAATTTTATTGAAAATGCTACCTTGGACTCATGAACAGGCCCCGCCTGGAGCTGATTTGCGTGGGTTCCGAACTCCTGAACGGGCATTTGAACACGCACCAAAGCTACATAAGCCTCCGGCTCAAATCCGCTGGGCTAGAACTTTCCAAGGCCTCGACTTTGCCGGATGACTTGCCGAGCTTGCGCGAGGAGATCAGGGCCTGCCTCAAGCGCTGCGACGCCCTGCTCCTCTGCGGAGGCTTGGGCCCGACATTCGATGACGTGACGCGCCAGGCCGCGGCGGAGGCCCTAGGACGAAAACTCGTCTACCGGCCCGCCCTTTACTCGGAAATCAGGAAAAAATTCCGCCGCCACCGCATGGCAGCACCCCGGGAAAACCGGCGCCAGGCCTACGTCATCGAGGGAGCCGAGGTTCTCCCCAACGGGACCGGCTCGGCTCCAGGGCAGCTGCTGGCCGTCCCGAGGGAAAAGATGCCGTGGCCCCAGGCCGTGGCTTTGATGCCCGGCCCCTTTGCCGAGCTTTCGCCCATGTTCGAATCGAGGGTGCTCGGCTTCCTGCGCAAGACCTACGGGCGGGGCATTTTCGCGCGCCACTTGGTCGCGCACCTCTCCGGCCTTCCCGAATCCGTGGCCGACCAGCGCCTGGCGTTTCTCACGAAGAATCCCCGTCCAGGGGAGGCCTTCACCATCTTGGCCTCGGCGGGCCAGGTGGATTTCCACGCCACGACCACTGCCGCGACGCCCGGCCTCAGCCGGAAACTCCTGGAGCGCATAAGGCAAGGCCTTTACGCGGCGGTCGGCCCCCGCATCTTCGCGGAAGGTTCCGAGACCTTGGAATCCACCGTGGGCCGCCTGCTTAAGAGGAGGGGCCAAACCTTGGCGACGGCGGAATCCTGCACCGGCGGCCTCTTGGGGGCGCGGCTCACCTCGACGGCGGGGAGCTCATCCTATTTCCTTGGAGGAATCGTGGCTTACTCCAACGAGCTCAAGACGCGACTCCTCGGGGTCCGCCCGGAAACTTTGGCCAGACGCGGCACGGTCTCGAGCGCCTGCGCGCGGGAGATGGCGGAGTCGGTCCGGCGCATGGCCCGGGCCTCTTGGGGGCTGTCGATCACGGGCATCGCGGGCCCCGGCGGCGGCACGCCCGATAAACCGATCGGCCTCGTCTTCGTCGGGCTCTGCGGAGGCGAGGGGAAGGGCAAGCACTCCCGCGCCTGGAAGCTGTCCCTGTCTGGAGAAAGGGAAACCATACGCCAAAGGGCGGCCGGCGCGGCCCTCCACTTATTGCTGAGCGAACTCAATGCCCAAGCGCAAGAATAGCGCCTCCATGCGCGAGGCCCTCCAAGGAACCCGCCAGCGGCTTCGCGCCATAGTCGAGAACTCCCCGATCATCCTCTGGCTCATAGACCTAGACGGCGTCATCACCTTGTGCGAGGGCAAGGGCCTCGAAAGCCTGGGATTTAAGTCCGGCGAACTTGCCGGCCAATCCATCTTCGAGCTCTGCCGAGACTATCCCCTGATCCTGGCCCAAGTCCGGCGCGCGCTCAAAGGCGAGGATTTCACCGCCGCCATGGAGTACAAGGGCGTGATTTACGAGACCCGCTATTATCCGCACCGCGATTCAAAGAGCCGGCGCGGAGGCGTCATCGGGATTTCGACCGAGATCACCGAGCGAGTCAAGGCCGAGCAGCTCTTGCGCCGCCAAGCCGCGGCGATGAAGGCCTCGATGGATGGCATCGCCATCATCGCCGACAGCGGGCGCGTCGTCTATTTGAACGACGCCTACGCGGCGATCTACGGCTATGAGCGGGCCAGCGAGCTCCTGGGCAAATCTTGGCATAGGCTTTGCGGCGAGGAGGACCTCAAGCGCCTGGCCGCCGAGATCATGCCGGCCGTCAAGAATCAAGGCCACTGGCACGGAGAGGCCGCTGGGCGAAAGAAGGACTCGACCCTGTTCCCCCAGGAAATCTCGCTGACACGCATCGAGGGAGGGGGATTGGTGTGCGTGGTAAGGGACGCCACCCAGCGCAAGCAGGCCGAGGAGGATCACGGGAGGCTCCTCAAGCTCGAGCAAATCGCCCGCACGGAGGCGGAAGCCGCCAGCCGCGCCAAGGACGACTTCCTGGCCGTCGTCTCCCACGAGCTGCGCACTCCCATGACCGCGATCATGGGCTGGATGAAGCTCCTGCGCTCGGGAGAGCTCTCACCGAAGGACTCCGAAAGGGCCATGAACATCATCGAACGCAACATGCAGCTGCAGTCCCAGATCATCGAGGACCTTCTCGACATCTCCAGCATCGTCACCGGCAAGACCCACATAGAGCCGGAGGCCCTGGAGCTCAAGGCCTGCCTGCAATCCGCCCTGGAAACCGTGCGGGCCATGGCCGAGGCGCGGCGCGTGACGTTGGAGATGCGCGTCGAGTCAGAGCCCCGGGCGGCCGGGGACGCGGCGAGACTCCA of Elusimicrobiota bacterium contains these proteins:
- the mltG gene encoding endolytic transglycosylase MltG; this translates as MRKLIAAALLGLLVFGAWLLYPSPGGPVEVTVPPGLSAWQTAQLLKEKGVLRSARLFKLAAALTKTDRRLKPGTYELRRSMPATKVLRILASGAARKELKVVIPEGFSARQIAERLEAEGVCPAQAFLKEAQVHRLEGYLFPATYSFEPGTAAAAAAQRMHQEFKSQILRHFEAAEPKPALNLHQLVTLASIVEREAVLPREKPMIAAVYLNRMQRRMRLEADPTVQYALRHWKKGLTTEDLRTPSPYNTYMHYGLPPGPICSPGLDSFKAAMRPAETDAVYFVADNTGGHVFSATHEEHIKAKQSFKRGLRALRERLKRGYGGGQ
- a CDS encoding FecR domain-containing protein encodes the protein MKRAWLGLIMASSLARPATAGEGWDFRLMDVQGSVTVYTQEEPGGAAAQAGLPLEAGDRVSAGPNGSAEIGIGGKSLIALKSGSEIVLSSPQPGGALIELGLGSLLAKLEPLLPGQSLRVRTPTAVAAVRGTEFGVEFSAEEKETLVGVFDEGRVEVSGGSGAMETLQANQETSISEGKPPLQPYVLRRLARQRAFMRAIPKRLRRMAKEWKALPPAQRRALRRRAFEEMRRRKEDRLQRQRLRDRRGPAQKRPRPDQERMERRREEIRRRRRTP
- a CDS encoding methylmalonyl-CoA mutase produces the protein MSVEVLKGEILPATLSGIAVKLEYGPEDLAGQDYLGEVGRPGQYPFVRGLKGSGYRLHPWTMRQFAGHKTAKDTNERFKYLLSHGETGLSTAFDLPTLMGLDSDDPRSLGEVGREGVAVDSLADFEVLFSGIDLAKVSTSMTINLPAPVLLAMYLAVARKQGVPFKRLRGTLQNDILKEYIAQNEYLYPPEPSMRLVLDAIEYCVREVPRFYPISISGYHIREAGADAVQELAFTLADGRDYVLRLVKRGLNIDDFASQLSFFFDVHNCFFEEIAKLRAARGIWAKIMKEEFGAKREISWMMPMHCQTAGVSLTAQQPLNNIVRVAYQALAGVLGGTQSLHTNSYDEALALPSDQAVMTALRTQQILALETGLTDTPDPFGGSYYLEALTRQVQDQALELMSRIRELGGVVPALEKGFFHKEIAETAYRHELELDAGRRRIVGVNLHATEGRIPPILKIASSVESGQVRALKRLRRGRDNAKVSAALKAVRETARSRENLMPAILEAVEVYATVGEVTQSLKEIFGEYQCAN
- a CDS encoding tyrosine--tRNA ligase yields the protein MDPAVHLKRGCVSLASEEELDRKLSLGRPLRVKLGVDPTSADLHLGHSVVLMKLRAFQDLGHVAVLIIGDFTALIGDPSGRDSTRPTLSPERIAANAATYQEQAFKILDSRRTEIHFNAAWLKPFVQGRLLEVLKRHTVQQILAREDFKERLRANSPLTMLETLYPIFQGYDSIAVRADVELGGNDQLTNLLMGRRMQGDEGQEPQVAMTLPLLVGLDGVKKMSKSYGNAISLNDPPRDMFGKLMKISDELMISYYELLTNEDVESVRKRHPMEAKKGLAEALTARFHGPEAGRREREFFEATFSRREIPTDAVKELSLPAGLSLSELILRSGGTKSRNEARRLIVQGGVKINGGKRQTDEPVNSPACFILQVGKHQFVRVTLT